The sequence below is a genomic window from Sorangiineae bacterium MSr12523.
GCCATTTGGCGGCGCATGGAGCACCACTTTCAGACGCACGATCTGCGAACGGCGACGCTCGAGGATCACCGCGCCATCTTGGACATGCTCGAGACCGCCGATGCACGTGGCGCACGCGCGGCCATGCGACACCACTTGGATCGGGTGGTGCGCGAGTTCAGCCGGCGATGGGACCTGCTGAAAGAAACCGAAACAGGCATAAATCCAGCCCTCCAAGCATTAGCCAAAAAAAGAGGGTCACAACGATGACGACCAACGGCCTCCTCTCGAACGATCGCCTCTTTCCTTCCGACCCCACGGAGCGCGCCATCGCGCGCCGCCTCTATGAGGAGGTGCGTGCGCTTCCCATCGTCAGCCCACACGGCCACACCGATCCCGCGTGGTTTGCCAACGACGAGCCCTTCCCGGATCCTGCGCAGCTGCTCATCATTCCGGATCATTATATTTTCCGCATGCTCTACAGCCAGGGCATCCCCCTCGAGTCCATTGGGGTGCCCAGCCGAAATGGGAATGCCGGAGAGAAGGACCCGCGCAAGATATGGCGACTCTTCGCGGAGAATTGGTACCTGTTCCGCGGCACCCCCTCGCGCATTTGGCTGACGCATGCCCTGAATCAGGTCTTTGGCATTACCGAGCGACTGACACCGGTGTCAGCTGATCGCATTTACGATCGCATCGCGGAGTGCCTGCGCCTTCCGGAATACCGGCCTCGCGCCCTGTTCGAGAAGTTCGGCATCGAGGTCCTGGCGACGACGGAGTCGCCGCTCGATCCCTTGACGCACCACAAGAAGATTCGCGCCTCGGGCTGGTCGGGAAAGGTCATCACGGCATACCGCCCCGATCCGGTGGTGGATCCGGAATACGATGGATTCCGCGACAACGTGGCGCAGCTCGGCCAGATCACTGGCGAGGATACGACGAACTGGAAAGGCTATTTGAATGCGCTGGCGAATCGCCGGCAGTATTTCGCCTCGTTCGGTGCCACGTCGACCGACCATGGGCACCCCACGGCCGCCACGTTCTCCCTTCCCCTTTCGGAATGCGAATCCTTGTTCGGCAAAGCCATCCAAGGGCAGCTCGCCGGCGCCGAAGCGGAACGGTTCCGTGGGCACATGCTGACGGAAATGGCGCGTATGAGCATCGAGGACGGGCTGGTGATGCAGATCCATCCCGGCTCGCACCGGGATCACAATCCGTCGCTGTACCGGGCCTTCGGGAAAGACAAGGGCGCGGACATTCCGACGCGCACCGATTATGTGCGTGCACTCAAGCCGCTGCTCGATCGATTCGGGAACGATAGGCGCTTGTCCCTCATCGTCTTCACGTTGGACGAAACGTCGTATTCGCGCGAGCTCGCGCCGCTGGCGGGACACTATCCGGCGATGAAGGTCGGCCCGGCATGGTGGTTCTTCGATAGCCCCGAGGGCATGCGGCGCTACCGCGAGAGCGTCACGGAGACGGCGGGGTTCTACAACACGGTCGGCTTCAATGACGATACGCGTGCCTTCCTCTCCATTCCGGCGCGCCACGACGTCGCACGGCGTGTCGACTGTGCCTTCCTGGCCAAGTGGGTCGCCGACCACCGACTCGATGAAGACGAAGCCGCTGAACTGGCCGTCGACCTCGCCTACAACCTGGCGAAACGCGCGTACAAGCTTTAGAATTTGCTGCGCGGGAGACCCACCGCAAATGAGTAGTTCTCCTCTATTGAAACTCCACCCGCGCGACGACGTGCTCATCGCCAAGGTTCGTCTGCCCGCCGGCACCATGGTGGAAACGGAAGAGGGTCCCGTTCCGCTGGCGCAGACCATTGGAGCCGGGCACAAGGTGGCGTACCGGGCGCGTGCAATCGGTGAGCCGGTTCATCGCTACGGCCAGGTCATCGGTCAATGCACGGCGCCCATCCATCCCGCCGAGCACGTACACGTGCACAACCTTCGTGCGGTGGCCTTTCCCCGCGGCGAGCGACCGGCCGAGCCGTCGCGAAACACAACGACGCACGCTGCGCTCGAGCCGACGCGGTTCTTCGAGGGATACCTGCGGCCCGATGGGCGCGTGGGGACGCGGAACTACGTGGCCGTCCTGTCGACGGTGAACTGTTCGGCAACGGTGAGCCATCTCGTGCGGGATCACTTTCGCGAGGTGCAACGCGACTTCCCCAACGTGGACGGCGTGATTGCGCTGACGCACAAGAGCGGGTGCGGGCTCGTCTCCGGCGGGGACGACCACGCGACACTCGAGCGGGTGCTGGCCGGCTATGCGCACCATCCCAACATTGCGGCCTACGTGGTCATCGGCCTTGGCTGCGAGGTCGCGCAGGCGAGTCCCATGGCCCAGCGACATCGCCTCTCGCTGCTCGATTCCGGGCGTGCGCCACCCATCATTGGCATTCAACAACACGGGGGAGCGCGCAAGGCCGTGGCCGCAGCCATCGAGGCCATTGCGCAATTGCTGCCCCTGGCCAACTTTGCACGCCGCACCACGCGCCCTGCCAGCGATTTGATCCTGGCCACGAATTGCGGCGGCTCCGATGGATACTCGGGTATCACGGCCAACCCAGCCCTGGGTGCCGCCGTGGACGAATTGGTGCGCCTCGGCGGGACCGGTGTTCTTTCCGAAACGACGGAGATCTTCGGCGCCGAACACCTGCTCATGGCCCGTGCCGAAAGCGAAGCCATCGCGCGCAAACTGCAAGAGCGCGTCGATTGGTGGAAAACCTATTTGGCCATGCACAACGCCGATGTGGGCAGCAATCCATCGCCGGGGAACATGGCCGGAGGTATTACCACCATCGCGGAAAAGTCATTGGGCGGAATCGCCAAAGGCGGAACGACTCCCTTGGTCGATGTCCTCGAATATGCGGAGCGAATCACCAAAAAGGGATTCGTCTACATGGACACACCCGGCTACGATCCCGTGTCCGTCACCGGCTTGGTGGCCGGCGGGGCCAACATGGTGTGCTTCACCACGGGGCGCGGATCCGTCTTTGGAAGCAAGCCGGTTCCTTCGTTGAAGCTCGCGAGCAACTCGGCATTGTACCGCCACATGGAGGACGACATGGACATCGACTGCGGCGTGGTGCTCGACGGCACACCCGTGGAGGAAGTGGGCCGGCGCATCCTCGACGAGGTCCTCGCCGTCGCCTCGGGTAAGAAGACGAAAAGCGAATTGGCCGGCATGGGAGAAGCGGAATTCGCCCCGTGGATGCGTGGCCCCACCCTCTAACCGCGGAGACACGATGGACCCTCGCACACTGTTCGCAGTCGTACGACGCCGCCCCGGCCTGTACATGCTCGATTCGTCGTTCGACGAGGCCGTCGCCTTCGTCCAAGGCGTCGATGCCGGCAATGCCGGATGCCTCCTCCACGGATTCAAGGAGTGGCTCCTGGTGACGTTCGACGGCAGCGCGAGCCTCTCCTGGGTCGCCCTGGTATTGCGCGCAGCGTTTCCGGAGACGCCGGCCGCGTGGGAAAGGTCGAAGTTGACGGCGGAGCAGCAGAAAATCGGGTTCGACTTTTTGTTTCTGCTCTTGGACGACTTCTTCGTGCTGCGGAGCCAATCGGACGGCCTTCGAGCCATCTTCGAGCGATACACGGCTTGGGTCCGCCAGCAGGCATGACGAGCCTACTTCGATTGTCGCGCAAGGGGACGGTGCCCCAAGATTCCGCACATCGTTTTCCGTTCGGCGTCCCTGCGATTCGCACGCTCACCACATTGGATCTCAGTGCGGCGGTCACCTTCTTCGTCGGCGAGAACGGGTCGGGGAAATCGACCCTCCTCGAGGCCATGGCCTGCGTGACCGAGCTACCATCCTTGGGCAGCGACGATCTCGGCTCCGACGACACACTGGCACCGCAGCGCGAGCTCGCGCGCGATCTGCGCCTCGCCTGGAACCGGCGCTCACGTCGTGGCTTTTTTCTTCGGGCCGAGGACTTTTTCGGGTACCTGCGACGACAGGCCCGCAACGATGCGCGCATCCGTCGCGAAGAGCTCGAGCGCGAGGGACTGTTCACGGATGACGATGTCGATGCCTCGATCACGCGGCACGTCGATGAGCGCTTCGCGGCACGCCACGTCAGCCGCTACGACGCGCGCTCGCACGGGGAGAGCTTCATCGAGCTCTTCGAAGAGAAGGTGCAATCGGGCGGTCTGTACTTGCTCGACGAGCCCGAGGCACCGCTGTCGCCAAAGCGTCAGCTCGAGCTCCTGAGGATCATCCGCCGCGCGACCAAGGCCGATGCCCAATTCATCATCGCGACGCACTCGCCCATTCTTCTGGCATGCCCCGGCGCGCGCATCTTCAGCTTCGACGACCCCCCTATCCGAGCCATCGCCTACGATGCATTGGAGCACGTGAGAGTCACCCGCGATTTCCTCCACGATCCGGCGAAGTACCTCGACGATCCGTAAGATTCCCGAGGCAACGTCGAAGGGGTATACTCCAAACCATGGTGGCTGTGGCGGCACTGCAATTGGAGGACGAAGACGGCGAGATGCCGGTCGAAGACCATTTCGTCCACCTGGACGGGGTCACCTGGGCCGATTACTTGCGCCTGCTAAGGATTCGCGGTGATCATTCGGCTCCTCGCATGACGTTTTGCGAGGGGTTGCTCGAGATCATGAGTCCGTCGCGCCATCACGAGTCCATCAAGTCGCTCATCGGCCGCCTGGTAGAGGCTTTCTGCCTGGAGAACGACATCGAGTTCAGCACCTACGGGTCGTGGACGATCAAAGAGAAGAAGCACGAGCGCGGCGCCGAGCCGGATGAATGCTACGTCATCGGCCGCGGGCCGGAAGGCCGGATGCCAAAGAATCCTCGGCGGCCCGATCTCGCGATCGAGGTGGTGTGGACCGCGGGCGGGATCAACAAACTCGAGGTCTATCGCAAACTCCAGGTTGCGGAAGTCTGGTATTGGCGGCGCAATCGCCTTCAGGTTTACCGACTTCGCCGCGAAAAGTATGCACTCGTCGAACGGAGCGTCGTCCTTGCCAACATCGATCTTGCGCTGCTGGTAAAGTTTCTCGACAAGCCGACCACGAGCCAGGCAATTCGCGATTACCGCAAGGCGCTTTCAAAGGCGAAATAGGCGTGGCCAGGCTCGCCGTTCTGGCCCTGGCCGGGCTGCTCTGCGTGCAATGCGCGGCGGCGCCAAGGCCCGCAGAATCACCGTCGAAATCGCAGCCTGCACCAGTGTGGGCTCCGCTATCCCACGATTCGTTCGTACCCTCGTACGACGTGCAAGTGCGACGCGGAAACACGAAAGGCCTCGACGAGGCCAAGGTTCCTTTCGCACGATACCTCGTTAGAATGCACAATCGCATTCATCCGATATTCGCCGACACCTTTCTCGCTTCGCTCGACGGACTTCCTCCGCAGGACCCGCGCAACAAACGCTCATTGGTCGTGCGGCTCGAAATCGTACTTTCCCGTGAGGGAAATGTGACGCGGGTGGGCATCGTGCGGTCGAGCGGCAATCGGGACTTCGATATGGGGGCACTCGATTCCGTCCTTCGAGCGGCGCCCTTCGGGGTGGCTCCAGATATCATTCTCTCTTACGATGGGCGTGTTTACCTCCATTGGGAATTCCATCGCGACGACTACGCGTGCATAACGATCAATGCGCGCCCGTTTCTCCTCGTGGCGGCGCCAGCACCCTAAATTGGCTTTGCGTGCCATTGGCGCTTCGTGTACGGCGCCGGGTGTGCACGCCGTGTGCAAGAGAGGGTGGCTGTGCAAGCACTGGCGGCTGTGATTGGGCGGCGTGGGCTACTTCCCATTGCGACCGGGGTACTCGTTTTTCTTGGCGTGCCGCTGTTCGTGGCGCTCGATCGGCACTTGCCGCCTCCGTGGAGGGAGCGCCCGCTCCCGTTCGAATTGGTAGCGGTGCTCGGCGCCGCCATCGCCATCGTGTATGCGCGACGCGCGCCGCGGCAGCAACAGACCATCGCGTTCGGGTGCGCCATTGCATGCAGCGTCAATGCAGGCATCGTCATTGGCTATCTCCGATTCGGTTATCACCAGCTTCCGCGTCCGCCGGCAGCATTTCCCATCGGAACGCACATGCAGCAGCCCCTCACGTTGATGGACCAAAATGGAGCGAACGTCGATGTGTCGGGGGCCAAAAGCCCCGTGCTGCTCATGGTCTTTCGTGGCGCCTGGTGCCCTTCGTGTCGCTCCGAGTTGGATCGGCTAGCGCAGCAGGTGCCACGTTTCGCCTCTACGGGCATTCGCGTTTATGGAATCAGCAGCGATCCACCGGATGCGCTCTTGCACCTGCAGCAATCCCAAAAGCTGCCATTTTCGTTGCTCTCGGATCCCGAGCAAAAGGCAACTTCCCTGTGTGGGACATCGATGCACTGTTTGCTTTTGTTCGATCGACGGGACGTACTGCGATGGGGCGGCTACAGCGAAACCTGGCGCGATCCGCCACGGTACGAGGAAGTACTCCAAGCTGCATATCACTTCCTCTAATTCGCAAATAAGGCCGGTGCGGTACTTGCTCTTATTCGATTTCGCCGAGTGGGTCGAGACTCGGCATGGAAAGGACGTGCGCATGCACCTTCACGCGCTCGCAAGGTTGACGTTGTTGGCAGGTGGAATCGGTATTGGCCTCGCATCGGGTTGCTCCAGCGCGGAAGAAGCGCAGCAGCCGCCCGAGGACGTTCAACCGAATGAGAATCCGGGGGCCGACGGGGCCAATGGGAATGGTGGGAATCAATTCATCCAGCCGGTGGCGGATCGTGCCTTCTCCACCCGGCTCGTTCTACCGCCGACCCTGACGCCAACGGACGGCGCGGATGCTTATCAGCTGACCATCAAGGCGGGTACCGCGCAAATGAAACCCGGTCGGGCGACACCCATCGTCGGATTCAATGGCATCTTCCCGGGCCCCACGATCATTGCCACCCGCGGACGTCCGATCTCCGTCACGCAAACGAATGCGTGGAACGAGAACGTGACGATTCACAATCACGGACACAAGGTCGCCGCCGACAGTGACGGACACCCCATCGATTACATCGCGCCGGGGACGTCCAAGGTCTATTCGTATCCCAACGATCAACCCGGCGGAACCTTCTGGTACCACGACCATACGATGGACGTGACCGGCCGACACGTTTACAGCGGCCTCGCGGGCTTTTACATCATTCACGATCCGGCGGAGGACGCGCTCCATCTCCCCTCGGGCGCATACGACGTACCGCTCCTGCTGCAGGACAAGCGATTTGCCGCCAACAACGACGCGATTTTCGACGAAAGGGAGATCGGTGCGGGATTCCACGGTGACACGGCCGTCGTCAACGGAGTCGTCAATCCGTTCCACGAGGTGGCCACCCGGAAATACCGTTTTCGTCTACTGAACGGCGCCAATGCGCGTATTTGGAATTTGCGCCTCAACGTCGGCGGTTCGGGAACACCACTCCCGTTCCAAGTCATCGCGTCGGACGGCGGCTTGCTCGCGGCGCCCGTGAACACGACCTCCTTGGCCATGGGCCCGGGCGAGCGATACGACATCGTGGTCGACTTCGCGAATCTCCCCCTCAATACGCGAGTCACCATGGCGAATACGGCCCGATCGCCGGGAGGCCCGGACATTCCCGCGTTGATGCAATTCGTGGTAGCGCGACAGGAGAGCGACCCGAGCACGGTGCCGGCCACGCTGGCGAACATCACGCGCTACAAGGAGGCGGATGCCAAAGCCCGAGCCAATGTTTCCCTGTCCTTCAACAATGGCGATTGGCGCATGAATGGTCGCGCTTACGATCCGGCGCGCATCGATATGGTGTCCAAGCTCGGCGCCGTGACGATTTGGACATTGACCAACGACTCGGGGCTGATGCACCCCTTCCACAAGCACCTGATCGAATTCAATGTTCTCGACATCAACGGCCAGCCGCCCCCGCCCGAGATGCGTGGCCTCAAGGACACCCTGTCCGTCCCCGGGCGGAGTACCGCGCGCATCATTTTCAAGAACGAGGGATTCTCGGGCACGTACGTGTTCCACTGCCACAAGCTGGAACACGAGGATCACCGGATGATGCTCCAGGAAGGCATCATTCCATAACCGCGCGGCGTGCGAAGGCTGCGAGGTCCCCGTTGAAGGCGTCGGCGCGCTCGTAGAACGGTGCGTGGCCCACGCCTTCGTACACCGCAAGGTGGGAGCCGGGGACCAGGGCGGCCGAGCGCTTGGCCATGCCCATCTTGACCAGTTTGTCCTCGGAGCCTTGCAGAACCAGCACGGGAACTTTGACGCGTGCGAAAGCCGCGTCCGTGCCGTCGAGCGACACGTGCGGGACGGCGGCGAACACCTCGCGCGGAACCTGTGCATTGTACGCGAGCATCGTTTCGAATTCCTCGCCGGTGGGCGGAACGGCGAAGCAATCGCGCAAGAACTGGCGATTCGCACCAATGCGCGTGGCCAGATCGGGCGATGCAAGCGGCGGCATGACACCGAGCAGCGCACGATCGAACGTGGTGACCGCCGCCACCAGCACGATACCGCCCAGACGTGCATCGCCGTGTGCGGCGAGGTAATTGGCAATCACCACGCCGCCGAGCGACCATCCCACCACGACGGGCCGCTCCGGCCCCAGCGTGTCGAGCACCGCCGCAAGCTCCTCGCCCCAACGGCGGCCTTCTTCGTAATACCGCGCATCGAGCGGCTTGTCCGAATCGCCATGCCCGCGGAGATCGTAGGTGACGAGCCGAAACTCGTCGCCGAGGGAGCTTGCAACCTGGCGCGTCCACGAAAGATGACTCTGGGCGAGGCCGTGCACGAAGACGATGGGGCGCCCCTTTGGGTTGCCCCAGGTTTGTACGGCGGTCCGAACGCCGTCGGGGGTTCGAACGAAGGAGACCTCGTGGTGTGGAGGCGTGCGTGCCTCCTGATGGCGGCACGCGACGAGCGCAAGGACGATGAGAAAGATGAATGCGAAACGAGAGAGCATGGCCTTGGGATAAGGCCGGGCCCATAATGAAACCAATCGATACTCATCATGTCCATCATCGATCATAATCATCTTGGTGGTCTCGACCTGAATCTGCTGGTCGCCTTCGATGCGCTCATCACCGAGCGACACGTCACGCGCGCGGCCAAGCGTCTCGGCATCGGGCAGTCGGCCATGAGCCACAACCTCGCCCGATTGCGCGACGTTTTCCGCGACGAGCTCTTCGTCCGTACCGAACGCGGCATGGAGGCGACGCCCCGCGCGCGCGCTCTCGCTGTCCACGTGAATGCCGCGCTCGCGGAGGTGCAAGCCTCGCTCAAGCCGGGCGGTGCGTTCGACCCGGCGACGGCGGAGCGCCAGTTTCGGATCGGCATCCGCGACGATCTCGAGGTTGCCCTCATTCCGCCGCTGCTCGCGCACATGCAACGTGCGGCACCGCGCGTGCGCGTCGAGGTGCATCAGCTCGATCCCGACCGGCTTCTCGAGATGATCGACGGCGATCGGCTCGATATGGCCATCGGCGTCTTCGCCCAAGGGCGCACCATCCACAAGCGGCGGCTGCTCTGCCGCAGCGACGGCTATCTGTGCCTCTTCTCGCGCGAGGTGCACGATCCGAGCAAACCGCTCTCCGTTGCGCGTTACGCCGCTCTTCCCCACGTGCGCGTCTCGTCGCGGGCGGAATGCGAGAATGCCATCGACGCGGCGCTGGCCAAGAAGCGCTACGAGCGCCGTGTCGTGCTCGATACGCCGCACGCGCTCGGCGTGCCGTTCGCGCTGCGGCAGCTTCACGCGATTGCCACGTTGCCGCGGCGTGCGGCATTGGTCAGCGCCGAAGCGCTCGGGCTCGGCACGGCGGAGGTGCCGCTCACGTTGAGCGGCTACGCGATCGCGATGCTGTGGCATGCCTCCTACGACCGGGACCCTGCACACCGCTGGTTGCACGACACGACGGCGCGCATCGCGGGCGAGCTCGCAGAGTGAGTGCTATGGTTCCGCTGAAAGCGATGAGTTCGACGGGGAACGAGAAGGGCATCGAAGCATTGGCCGAAGCATTGCGCGGGCGCCGCGTCGCCGTGTTGACGGGCGCCGGCGTGAGCACCGAATCGGGGATTCCCGATTACCGAAGTCCGGATTCGCTGGCGCGGGCGCGCCGCCCCATTCAAGGGCCCGAATTCGTCCGCTCCGCACCGCTGCGACGGCGCTATTGGGCGCGCGCGATGGTCGGCTGGGAGCATTTTCGATTGGCCCGGCCCGGCCGCGCGCACGTGGCGCTGGCACGGCTCGAGTCACACGGCGTCGTGAGCCGCGTCATCACGCAGAACGTGGACCGGCTGCACCGCGCCGCGGGAAGCCAGGGTGTCATCGAGCTGCACGGCGCCCTGGCCGAGGTCATTTGCCTCGACTGCGGAGGTCTCGAAGAACGCGACGCCCTGCAGGCGCGCATGCGGGCGCTCAACACCGGATGGCTCGACGGGCCCACCCCCATCGCCCCGGACGGCGATGCCGAGCTGCCGGACGAGATGGTCGCGCGCTTTCAAGTGCCCGACTGCCTCGCATGCGGCGGGGTGCTCAAGCCTCGGGTGGTGTTCTTCGGCCACAACGTGGAGCGACCCATCGTGGAACAGGCCTACGCCACCGTGGACGAGGCCGACGCCCTGCTCATCGCGGGAACCTCGCTCGCCGTGTTTTCCGGCTACCGCTTTCTCGTGCGCGCCGCAAACCGCGGCATCCCCATCGCCATCGTGAACCGCGGCCCCGTGCGCGGTGAAGAGCGCGCCATGCTGAAAATCGAGGCCAGCACGGGGGAAACTCTGGCCGCGCTCGAATCGGTGCTGGGCACCGCCGCGTAATCGATGCAAGCCGTCATCTTCGTCGGCATCCAGGCCTCGGGAAAGTCGACGTTCTTCCGCGAGCGCTTCGCCGACTCCCACGTCCGTATCAATCTGGACATGCTCCGCACGCGGCACCGCGAAGAGTTGCTCCTGCGGGCATGCATCGATGGGCAGCAGCGCTTCGTCGCCGACAACACGAACCCCACCATCGAGGAACGCAGCCGCTACATCACACCGGCCAAGCGGGCCGGCTTCCGCATCACCGGCTATTTTTTCTCCGCCCCCATCGCCGAAGCCCTTCGCCGCAACGCCACCCGCAACGCCGCCCAACGCATCCCCGATGTCGCCATCCGCGGCACCCGCAACCGCCTCGTCCTCCCCTCCTTCGCCGAAGGCTTCGACGAGTTGTTCTACGTCCTCCCTTCCCCCACCGGCGGCTTCCTCTTGGATGAAGTTCGCTAATCCCAAGAACCCCTACCATTCCAAATCTCGCCCTCGAAATTCCTGCTTCTCGTGTTCGTGACCGTTCCTCGTGTTCGTGTTCGTGTTCGTGTTCGTGACCGTTCCTCGTGTTCGTGTTCGTGTTCGTGTTCGTATTCGTGCACGCGCACGCGCTCGTGCACGAAGAGCAACCGGCCGAGTCCGCGGCGCCGATGGAGTAGCCATGAACGAGGAGACCCTCCCGCGACTCGACCGCGAGAACCTAGATGTTTACCGCCTCTGGTCGTTGGTATCGTAGCGATGTTGACGAAGATGTGCCGATGACCAGTCGCGTCTTCGTGCACGAGCGCGTGCGCGTGCACGAACACGATCACGTGCACGATCACGAGGAACGATCACGAGGAGCGGGACTTTCGAGGGCGGGATTTAGGATTTGGCCGGGTTGCAGCCGAGCAATAAGTTCAGCTTGCAATGTCTCCAGAAAGGGTTATGTAGGCGCCCCCCTTTCATTTGGAGACAGAGTAGTGAAGCTTCGTTCCATCTTGGTTGCACTCGTTCCCATGGCACTCGGTAGCGCGGCGTGTTCGGCGCCGGATGGCGCGGGGGGCGAAGAAGCACGCGTGGCGGCGGCGGCCCTTACGGAGGGATCTGCGAAGGAGTACGTGGATATCGCGCAGCATTTGACCGAGGCGGCGGATGTCGACGCGTGGTATGCGCTGGTTTCGAACCTGAAACGCAACTTCGATGATCTTTGCGGCGATACATTCTGTGAGGGCGAATTCAGCAACATTGAGTCGCTTCGCTACCGATGCTCGGTCGAAAAAGCTTCGGGAACGATGGGAACGTGCGTCTGGGTCTTTGGGGCCAGCAAGGAAGACGTCACGACATCGACAGGCAACGTGACGGTCGACACGCAGACGTGGCGCTGCAAGACACCGCTCGCCCCCAATACATCGGTGCACGATTTCCTGAGTGCGCTTTCCGGTACCCATCCGATCGATGCAAAACTGCCCGGTTCCACCCAATCGATTTACGACGGCCTGACGAATTGCCTGTAAGATCCCGCGTATGGATCTCAAGGGCACGCAGTTGGTCGGCCGGGGCTCGGCGAGTGCGATTCTCGAACCGGCGCACGTCGAAGGCATTCTCCACGAGGCGCTGACACCGCTTTCCCTCGACGGAAAACGAGTGCTCGTGGTCATCCCCGACGGCACCCGCACCGCGCCCATGCCCTTGCTGTTTCGGCTGTTGTGCGATGCCCTCACCCCGCGCACCCAGGCACTCGATTTCCTCATTGCGCTGGGCACGCACCCGCCCATGACCGAGCCGGCCATCGAGCGGCTCGTCGGTCTGTCGGCAGCCGAGCGTGCAAAGCGCTATCCGAACGTACGAATCTTCAATCATCGCTACGACGATCCCGAATCCCTACGCACGTTCGGGACCATCTCCGAGAAGGAGACGGAGGTTCTCACCGGCGGCCTTTTGAGTCGCGAGGTGCCCGTGCGCCTGAATCGGCTCATTGGCGACTACGACGACGTGATCCTCTGCGGCCCGGTGTTCCCGCACGAGGTGGCAGGCTTCTCTGGCGGGGCGAAATACCTCTTTCCCGGCGTCGCCGGGCCCGAAATCATCGACTTTTCGCATTGGCTCGGTGCCCTTTGCACCAGCATGGCCACCATCGGTGTTCGCGATACGCCGGTGCGGCGCGTGATCCATCGAGCGGCCGAGTTCATGCCGTGCGAGGTGCTCTGCCTGGCCATGGTGCTCGACGGCGATCGCTTGCACGGCGTTTGGTTCGGAGCGCACCAAGACGCATTCGTGGCGGCGTCG
It includes:
- a CDS encoding altronate dehydratase family protein produces the protein MSSSPLLKLHPRDDVLIAKVRLPAGTMVETEEGPVPLAQTIGAGHKVAYRARAIGEPVHRYGQVIGQCTAPIHPAEHVHVHNLRAVAFPRGERPAEPSRNTTTHAALEPTRFFEGYLRPDGRVGTRNYVAVLSTVNCSATVSHLVRDHFREVQRDFPNVDGVIALTHKSGCGLVSGGDDHATLERVLAGYAHHPNIAAYVVIGLGCEVAQASPMAQRHRLSLLDSGRAPPIIGIQQHGGARKAVAAAIEAIAQLLPLANFARRTTRPASDLILATNCGGSDGYSGITANPALGAAVDELVRLGGTGVLSETTEIFGAEHLLMARAESEAIARKLQERVDWWKTYLAMHNADVGSNPSPGNMAGGITTIAEKSLGGIAKGGTTPLVDVLEYAERITKKGFVYMDTPGYDPVSVTGLVAGGANMVCFTTGRGSVFGSKPVPSLKLASNSALYRHMEDDMDIDCGVVLDGTPVEEVGRRILDEVLAVASGKKTKSELAGMGEAEFAPWMRGPTL
- a CDS encoding alpha/beta hydrolase, translating into MLSRFAFIFLIVLALVACRHQEARTPPHHEVSFVRTPDGVRTAVQTWGNPKGRPIVFVHGLAQSHLSWTRQVASSLGDEFRLVTYDLRGHGDSDKPLDARYYEEGRRWGEELAAVLDTLGPERPVVVGWSLGGVVIANYLAAHGDARLGGIVLVAAVTTFDRALLGVMPPLASPDLATRIGANRQFLRDCFAVPPTGEEFETMLAYNAQVPREVFAAVPHVSLDGTDAAFARVKVPVLVLQGSEDKLVKMGMAKRSAALVPGSHLAVYEGVGHAPFYERADAFNGDLAAFARRAVME
- a CDS encoding multicopper oxidase domain-containing protein, which gives rise to MHLHALARLTLLAGGIGIGLASGCSSAEEAQQPPEDVQPNENPGADGANGNGGNQFIQPVADRAFSTRLVLPPTLTPTDGADAYQLTIKAGTAQMKPGRATPIVGFNGIFPGPTIIATRGRPISVTQTNAWNENVTIHNHGHKVAADSDGHPIDYIAPGTSKVYSYPNDQPGGTFWYHDHTMDVTGRHVYSGLAGFYIIHDPAEDALHLPSGAYDVPLLLQDKRFAANNDAIFDEREIGAGFHGDTAVVNGVVNPFHEVATRKYRFRLLNGANARIWNLRLNVGGSGTPLPFQVIASDGGLLAAPVNTTSLAMGPGERYDIVVDFANLPLNTRVTMANTARSPGGPDIPALMQFVVARQESDPSTVPATLANITRYKEADAKARANVSLSFNNGDWRMNGRAYDPARIDMVSKLGAVTIWTLTNDSGLMHPFHKHLIEFNVLDINGQPPPPEMRGLKDTLSVPGRSTARIIFKNEGFSGTYVFHCHKLEHEDHRMMLQEGIIP
- the uxaC gene encoding glucuronate isomerase — encoded protein: MTTNGLLSNDRLFPSDPTERAIARRLYEEVRALPIVSPHGHTDPAWFANDEPFPDPAQLLIIPDHYIFRMLYSQGIPLESIGVPSRNGNAGEKDPRKIWRLFAENWYLFRGTPSRIWLTHALNQVFGITERLTPVSADRIYDRIAECLRLPEYRPRALFEKFGIEVLATTESPLDPLTHHKKIRASGWSGKVITAYRPDPVVDPEYDGFRDNVAQLGQITGEDTTNWKGYLNALANRRQYFASFGATSTDHGHPTAATFSLPLSECESLFGKAIQGQLAGAEAERFRGHMLTEMARMSIEDGLVMQIHPGSHRDHNPSLYRAFGKDKGADIPTRTDYVRALKPLLDRFGNDRRLSLIVFTLDETSYSRELAPLAGHYPAMKVGPAWWFFDSPEGMRRYRESVTETAGFYNTVGFNDDTRAFLSIPARHDVARRVDCAFLAKWVADHRLDEDEAAELAVDLAYNLAKRAYKL
- a CDS encoding Uma2 family endonuclease, with product MVAVAALQLEDEDGEMPVEDHFVHLDGVTWADYLRLLRIRGDHSAPRMTFCEGLLEIMSPSRHHESIKSLIGRLVEAFCLENDIEFSTYGSWTIKEKKHERGAEPDECYVIGRGPEGRMPKNPRRPDLAIEVVWTAGGINKLEVYRKLQVAEVWYWRRNRLQVYRLRREKYALVERSVVLANIDLALLVKFLDKPTTSQAIRDYRKALSKAK
- a CDS encoding energy transducer TonB, encoding MHNRIHPIFADTFLASLDGLPPQDPRNKRSLVVRLEIVLSREGNVTRVGIVRSSGNRDFDMGALDSVLRAAPFGVAPDIILSYDGRVYLHWEFHRDDYACITINARPFLLVAAPAP
- a CDS encoding redoxin domain-containing protein yields the protein MQALAAVIGRRGLLPIATGVLVFLGVPLFVALDRHLPPPWRERPLPFELVAVLGAAIAIVYARRAPRQQQTIAFGCAIACSVNAGIVIGYLRFGYHQLPRPPAAFPIGTHMQQPLTLMDQNGANVDVSGAKSPVLLMVFRGAWCPSCRSELDRLAQQVPRFASTGIRVYGISSDPPDALLHLQQSQKLPFSLLSDPEQKATSLCGTSMHCLLLFDRRDVLRWGGYSETWRDPPRYEEVLQAAYHFL
- a CDS encoding AAA family ATPase, producing the protein MTSLLRLSRKGTVPQDSAHRFPFGVPAIRTLTTLDLSAAVTFFVGENGSGKSTLLEAMACVTELPSLGSDDLGSDDTLAPQRELARDLRLAWNRRSRRGFFLRAEDFFGYLRRQARNDARIRREELEREGLFTDDDVDASITRHVDERFAARHVSRYDARSHGESFIELFEEKVQSGGLYLLDEPEAPLSPKRQLELLRIIRRATKADAQFIIATHSPILLACPGARIFSFDDPPIRAIAYDALEHVRVTRDFLHDPAKYLDDP